One genomic window of Thermococcus indicus includes the following:
- a CDS encoding metallophosphoesterase, with the protein MRIVAVTDIHGNRSKVGKLVETLRGMDFDILAVAGDLTHFGSAERAREVLTPLMELGRPVVAVHGNCDGPDVPPFLEGIGVWAHDRRVEIGGVGIVGIGGSNITPFRTFWELTEDEIEGILERNYRDGDVILSHVPPKDTNADRVHSGLHVGSPALRGFIERKEPPLVLTGHIHEARSVDRIGETVIVNPGPLFRGYYAVVDYDAEKKRVDGVELERL; encoded by the coding sequence GTGAGGATCGTGGCTGTCACGGACATCCACGGAAACCGGAGCAAGGTCGGAAAACTCGTGGAGACCCTTCGTGGGATGGACTTTGACATCCTGGCGGTGGCGGGAGACCTGACCCACTTTGGAAGTGCGGAGAGGGCCCGCGAGGTCCTGACTCCTCTGATGGAACTGGGAAGGCCGGTGGTTGCGGTTCACGGCAACTGCGATGGGCCGGACGTTCCTCCTTTTCTGGAGGGGATAGGGGTATGGGCCCACGACAGGCGCGTTGAAATCGGGGGCGTTGGAATCGTCGGTATCGGAGGCTCAAACATAACCCCGTTCCGCACGTTCTGGGAGCTCACGGAGGACGAAATTGAGGGGATTCTGGAGCGGAACTACCGCGACGGGGACGTGATACTCTCCCACGTGCCCCCAAAAGATACGAATGCAGACCGCGTTCATTCGGGCCTCCACGTGGGAAGTCCAGCGCTGAGGGGGTTTATAGAGAGGAAAGAACCCCCGCTCGTTCTCACCGGCCACATCCACGAGGCGAGGAGCGTCGATAGAATCGGTGAAACAGTGATCGTGAATCCCGGTCCCCTCTTCAGGGGATACTACGCCGTTGTGGACTATGATGCGGAAAAGAAGAGGGTGGATGGTGTGGAGCTGGAGAGGCTTTAG
- a CDS encoding pyridoxal phosphate-dependent aminotransferase — MALSDRLELVNPSEIRKLFDLAQGVEGLISLGIGEPDFDTPEHIKEYAKEALDKGMTHYSPNAGIMMLREAVSEKLRKQNGIEADPRSEIMILVGANQAFILGLAAFLKEGEEVLIPSPMFVSYAPAVILAGGKPVEVPTYEENEFRLSVDDLEKHVSEKTRALIINSPNNPTGAVLTKKDLEEIADFAVEHDLIVFSDEVYEHFVYDGVKNHSIASLDGMFERTITINGFSKTFAMTGWRLGFVAAPSWIIEKMARFQMYNATCPVTFVQYAAAKAIHDPRSWEAVEEMRQEYDRRRNLVWKRLNEMGLPTVKPKGAFYIFPRIRDTGLSSKEFSELMLKEARVAVVPGSAFGNAGEGYIRISYATAYEQLEEAMDRMEKVLKEKGLV; from the coding sequence ATGGCGCTGAGCGACAGGTTAGAACTCGTCAACCCTTCTGAGATTAGAAAGCTCTTTGACCTCGCCCAGGGTGTTGAAGGCCTGATATCACTTGGGATAGGTGAGCCGGACTTTGATACTCCAGAGCATATAAAAGAGTACGCCAAGGAGGCCCTTGACAAGGGAATGACCCACTACAGCCCGAACGCGGGAATCATGATGCTCCGCGAGGCCGTGTCGGAGAAGCTCAGGAAGCAGAACGGCATCGAGGCTGACCCGAGGAGCGAGATAATGATCCTCGTGGGCGCCAACCAGGCTTTCATTCTGGGCCTCGCCGCGTTCCTCAAAGAGGGTGAGGAGGTCCTCATTCCGAGCCCGATGTTCGTCAGCTACGCCCCTGCCGTCATCCTGGCGGGCGGAAAGCCCGTTGAGGTGCCGACCTACGAGGAGAACGAATTCAGACTGAGCGTGGACGACCTTGAGAAGCATGTGAGCGAGAAGACCCGCGCGCTCATCATCAACAGCCCCAACAACCCGACTGGAGCAGTTCTCACCAAGAAGGACCTCGAGGAGATAGCCGACTTCGCCGTTGAGCACGACCTCATCGTCTTCAGCGACGAGGTTTACGAGCACTTCGTCTACGACGGCGTCAAGAACCACAGCATAGCCTCCCTCGACGGCATGTTCGAGCGCACGATAACCATAAACGGATTCTCCAAGACCTTTGCCATGACCGGCTGGCGCCTCGGCTTTGTCGCGGCTCCCTCCTGGATAATCGAGAAGATGGCGCGCTTCCAGATGTACAACGCCACCTGCCCCGTTACGTTCGTCCAGTACGCCGCCGCCAAGGCCATCCACGACCCGCGCAGCTGGGAAGCCGTCGAGGAGATGAGGCAGGAGTACGACCGCAGGAGGAACCTCGTCTGGAAGCGCCTGAACGAGATGGGACTTCCAACAGTCAAGCCCAAGGGTGCCTTCTACATCTTCCCGCGCATTAGGGACACCGGTCTGAGCAGCAAGGAGTTCAGCGAGCTGATGCTCAAGGAGGCAAGGGTCGCGGTCGTCCCGGGAAGCGCATTCGGAAACGCCGGCGAGGGCTACATCAGGATAAGCTACGCGACGGCCTACGAGCAGCTTGAAGAGGCCATGGACAGGATGGAAAAAGTTCTGAAGGAGAAGGGACTGGTCTGA
- a CDS encoding PIN domain-containing protein — MHGVIDTNVLIHDTFEDSEFHSEAEDVLESLDTWYIPAIVLQEFVWFFKNNGFSVDETWEVLKGYLDDPRFRGLNDNPQIVKKAFEILKVEKLPLSRFNDAMILAHALEKGVLVTFDSKFRKLAGRMGVKVLP, encoded by the coding sequence ATGCATGGAGTGATAGATACTAACGTCCTCATCCACGACACTTTCGAGGACTCCGAGTTTCACAGCGAGGCAGAAGATGTCCTGGAGTCCCTCGACACGTGGTATATACCCGCGATAGTCCTCCAAGAGTTCGTCTGGTTCTTCAAGAACAACGGGTTTTCCGTTGATGAGACGTGGGAAGTTCTGAAGGGCTACCTCGATGACCCGAGGTTCAGGGGGCTCAACGATAATCCACAAATCGTGAAAAAGGCTTTTGAGATACTGAAGGTTGAGAAACTTCCACTCTCTCGCTTCAACGACGCGATGATTTTAGCCCACGCCCTTGAGAAGGGCGTTCTGGTAACCTTCGACTCTAAGTTCAGGAAGTTGGCCGGGAGAATGGGCGTTAAAGTTCTTCCGTAG
- a CDS encoding AbrB/MazE/SpoVT family DNA-binding domain-containing protein, producing MSITKVTRNYQITIPAEIRKALGIREGELLEVHLEGDRIVLKRLERKRKRLRLGRKLPPEEIERGIEGGMKECME from the coding sequence ATGAGCATTACCAAAGTAACCCGCAACTATCAGATAACGATTCCGGCGGAGATTAGAAAGGCGCTCGGGATAAGGGAAGGGGAGCTCCTCGAAGTTCACCTCGAGGGCGACAGGATAGTCCTGAAAAGGCTAGAGCGGAAGAGAAAAAGACTCAGGCTTGGAAGAAAGCTCCCTCCGGAGGAAATTGAGAGGGGCATCGAGGGGGGCATGAAGGAATGCATGGAGTGA
- a CDS encoding carbamoyltransferase family protein — protein sequence MILGIHDGHDAGAVLIDDGRIFAVNEERLDRIKKYRGFPRMSVAKVLEIAGASPGDVEAIAVAGIFRKQKRLLELEENLRGIFGEDFKKKVIFVEHHLAHSAGAYYTSGWRDALAVSIDAAGDGLSSSIYVARNGEMVRIAQSTYIDSLGDFYASVTELLGFKPMRHEGKVMSLAAYGKPAYDLSSIIELNGLSFDNHLGVIGVEATRKLAELFDYPLRHAREIALQMKRGKLEGKLQKKAIEIAASAQAHLERLIEEMGLELKGRGIPVAYAGGVAQNVKANAVLRHVFGDDSLWVFPAMDDGGLAFGAAVFVKAQFERLDGKWRSFKLEHVYLGPSYGREEVEEFLKGEGVEFEEVDDVPGLVADALVEGRLVGFFQGAMEFGPRALGNRSILADPRNEGVKERLNVALKRDVFQPFAPSLLWERAGEYLEDLGGRPNEFMTMSYTASEEFREAAPAVVHVDGTTRPQAVRKETNPAYYGVIKAFERETGLGAVLNTSFNMHGEPIVCSPEDALRTFRTAGLDVLMVEGFAVWKG from the coding sequence ATGATACTTGGAATCCACGACGGTCACGACGCCGGTGCGGTGCTGATAGACGACGGAAGGATATTCGCGGTAAACGAGGAGAGACTGGACAGGATCAAGAAGTACCGCGGCTTTCCAAGGATGAGCGTGGCGAAAGTCCTCGAAATTGCAGGGGCATCGCCGGGGGATGTTGAGGCCATAGCGGTCGCTGGCATATTCAGGAAGCAAAAACGCCTGCTTGAGCTGGAGGAGAACCTCAGGGGAATATTCGGAGAGGACTTCAAGAAGAAAGTCATCTTCGTCGAGCATCACCTGGCCCACTCCGCGGGCGCCTACTACACCTCCGGCTGGAGAGATGCCCTCGCGGTGAGCATAGACGCCGCGGGAGACGGGCTGAGCTCTTCGATATACGTGGCGAGAAACGGAGAGATGGTCAGGATAGCCCAGAGCACCTACATCGACTCCCTCGGGGACTTCTACGCCTCCGTTACCGAGCTTCTGGGGTTCAAGCCCATGCGGCACGAGGGCAAGGTCATGAGCCTGGCGGCATACGGGAAACCAGCCTACGACCTGAGTTCAATAATAGAGCTCAACGGGCTGAGCTTCGACAACCATCTCGGAGTAATCGGGGTCGAAGCGACGAGGAAGCTGGCGGAGCTCTTCGATTACCCCCTCAGACACGCCAGGGAGATAGCCCTCCAGATGAAGCGCGGAAAGCTTGAGGGCAAGCTTCAGAAAAAGGCCATAGAGATAGCCGCCAGCGCCCAAGCGCACCTGGAAAGGCTGATTGAGGAGATGGGCCTTGAGCTCAAGGGACGGGGCATTCCAGTTGCCTACGCGGGTGGAGTTGCCCAGAACGTCAAGGCGAACGCTGTTCTTCGCCATGTCTTTGGGGACGACAGCCTCTGGGTCTTTCCGGCGATGGACGACGGTGGTCTGGCCTTCGGCGCCGCGGTTTTTGTGAAAGCCCAGTTCGAGAGGCTCGACGGGAAGTGGAGGTCCTTCAAACTTGAGCACGTCTATCTCGGCCCATCCTACGGAAGGGAAGAAGTTGAAGAGTTCCTGAAGGGGGAGGGCGTTGAGTTTGAGGAGGTGGACGATGTCCCGGGCCTCGTCGCGGACGCCCTCGTTGAGGGCAGGCTGGTTGGATTCTTCCAGGGGGCGATGGAGTTTGGACCGAGGGCCCTGGGCAACCGCTCCATTTTAGCCGACCCGAGGAATGAGGGCGTCAAGGAAAGGCTCAACGTGGCTTTGAAGCGCGACGTCTTCCAGCCCTTTGCCCCTTCCCTGCTGTGGGAAAGAGCTGGAGAATACCTTGAAGACCTCGGCGGAAGGCCAAACGAGTTTATGACGATGAGCTACACGGCGAGCGAGGAGTTCAGAGAAGCCGCTCCGGCAGTTGTTCACGTGGACGGGACAACCAGACCTCAGGCCGTAAGGAAGGAAACCAATCCAGCTTATTACGGCGTAATCAAAGCCTTCGAGCGGGAGACGGGCCTGGGCGCGGTGCTGAACACGAGCTTCAACATGCATGGCGAGCCGATAGTCTGCTCACCTGAGGATGCACTGAGGACGTTCCGGACGGCCGGACTGGATGTCCTGATGGTTGAAGGGTTTGCGGTGTGGAAAGGTTAA
- a CDS encoding pyrolysin, with amino-acid sequence MKKVAAILAILMVVMVPFAGAATAAKPQDSRGSIITQTKLWYYLYIGGESKFHRLYNESVSAGIDNTTLQAAMQLYENASAEYKVALSYGNPLESKNMAWLPFIVHMRKAYITLRDAISLLEDALKGLEAQNA; translated from the coding sequence ATGAAGAAAGTTGCAGCAATCCTTGCCATTTTGATGGTTGTGATGGTCCCCTTTGCGGGGGCCGCAACCGCGGCGAAGCCCCAGGACTCAAGGGGCAGCATAATAACGCAGACGAAGCTGTGGTACTACCTCTACATCGGGGGGGAGTCCAAGTTCCACAGGCTCTACAATGAGAGCGTCAGCGCCGGCATCGACAACACCACTCTCCAGGCCGCGATGCAGCTCTACGAGAACGCCAGTGCAGAATACAAGGTTGCCCTGTCCTACGGCAACCCCCTCGAGTCCAAGAACATGGCTTGGCTTCCGTTCATCGTCCACATGAGGAAGGCGTACATTACCCTCAGGGACGCCATTTCGCTCCTTGAAGATGCCCTCAAGGGGCTCGAAGCCCAGAACGCCTGA
- the proS gene encoding proline--tRNA ligase: MSKVERKKWSESFSEWYNELIETAGIQDKRYPVKGMNIWLPYGLKIMRNIERFVHSEMERTGHDEVLFPALIPETEFQKEAEHIAGFEGEVFWVTHAGHDPLDIRLILRPTSETAMYSMFSLWIRSHADLPFKVYQIVNTYRYETKHTRPLIRVREISRFFEAHTAHDSFEDAERQIKEDLEIFDNLARFLAIPYIISKRPDWDKFPGAYYSLGAEVMMPDGRTLQIGTMHNYRQNFAKAYNIQYETESGDHEYAHQTTFGMSERLLAAVIAIHGDDRGMVLPPTVAPVQVVIVPIPKKNAEADVFAYAREIAEELKAEGIRVHVDERDIRPGRKFYDWELKGVPLRVEVGPRDVEGKKAVLARRDTLEKLVVEREGIAEEVRKTLDAIHENLHSRAKEFLESHIKRVETIDEAKAVFEDRRGIVEIPWCGEESCGLEMEEALDAKMLGTPYPEEKAKAPEGKKCPVCGREAKFIARFARTY; this comes from the coding sequence ATGAGTAAGGTTGAGCGGAAGAAATGGAGCGAGAGTTTCAGCGAGTGGTACAACGAACTTATCGAGACCGCTGGAATTCAGGACAAACGCTATCCGGTCAAGGGAATGAACATCTGGCTGCCCTACGGCCTCAAGATAATGAGAAACATCGAGCGCTTCGTCCATTCCGAGATGGAGAGAACGGGCCACGATGAGGTTCTGTTCCCGGCTCTCATCCCTGAGACCGAGTTCCAGAAGGAGGCCGAGCACATAGCCGGCTTCGAGGGAGAAGTTTTTTGGGTCACCCACGCCGGCCACGACCCGCTCGATATCAGGCTGATCCTCAGACCGACGAGCGAGACAGCTATGTACTCAATGTTCTCGCTCTGGATTCGCTCTCACGCCGACCTGCCCTTCAAGGTTTACCAGATAGTTAACACGTACCGCTACGAGACCAAGCACACGAGACCGCTCATCCGCGTCCGCGAGATAAGCAGGTTCTTTGAGGCCCACACCGCCCACGACAGCTTTGAGGATGCGGAGAGGCAGATAAAAGAGGACCTCGAGATATTCGACAACCTCGCGAGGTTCCTCGCGATTCCCTACATTATCTCCAAGAGACCTGACTGGGACAAGTTCCCCGGAGCCTACTACTCCCTCGGCGCAGAGGTCATGATGCCCGACGGAAGGACCCTCCAGATAGGCACGATGCACAACTACCGCCAGAACTTCGCGAAGGCCTACAACATCCAGTACGAGACCGAGAGCGGCGACCACGAGTACGCCCACCAGACAACGTTCGGAATGAGCGAGCGCCTTTTGGCAGCGGTCATAGCCATCCACGGCGACGACAGGGGAATGGTTCTGCCCCCGACGGTGGCCCCGGTACAGGTGGTTATAGTTCCAATCCCCAAGAAGAACGCCGAGGCCGATGTCTTCGCCTACGCCCGTGAGATAGCGGAGGAGTTGAAGGCAGAGGGGATAAGGGTCCACGTTGACGAGCGTGACATAAGGCCCGGAAGGAAGTTCTACGACTGGGAGCTCAAGGGAGTTCCCCTCCGCGTGGAAGTCGGCCCGAGGGACGTTGAGGGCAAGAAGGCCGTTCTTGCGAGGCGCGACACCCTTGAGAAGCTCGTGGTGGAGCGCGAGGGAATTGCTGAGGAGGTCAGGAAGACCCTGGACGCGATCCACGAGAACCTTCACAGCAGAGCAAAGGAGTTCCTTGAGAGCCACATAAAGCGCGTCGAGACAATAGATGAGGCTAAGGCCGTCTTCGAGGACAGACGCGGCATTGTTGAGATCCCCTGGTGCGGCGAGGAGAGCTGCGGTCTCGAGATGGAGGAAGCCCTCGATGCCAAGATGCTTGGAACGCCCTACCCAGAGGAGAAGGCCAAAGCCCCCGAAGGCAAGAAGTGTCCCGTCTGCGGCAGGGAGGCCAAGTTTATAGCGAGGTTCGCGAGAACCTACTGA
- a CDS encoding 2-hydroxyacid dehydrogenase, whose amino-acid sequence MRPKVAVLFKMKSKPVEELRKYADVEFILYPDVDELKDRIGEFDGVIISPLNRFPREVIEGAERLKVISCHSAGYDHVDVKAATERGIYVTKVAGVLSEAVAEFAVGLTIALLRKIAYSDRFIRAGKWDSHRTVWSGFRDIETVYGKKVGILGMGAIGKAIARRMNAMGTEILYWSRSQKPDIEKEVGAIYKPLDDVLRESDIVILALPSTPETYHVINAERLKLLEGKYLVNIGRGTLVDEKALVKAIEEGKLKGYASDVFENEPVQEHALFDYEWETVLTPHYAGLSREAMEDMGFQAVGNLLTVLRGEVPDTLVNHEVLGIRPPEKVKML is encoded by the coding sequence ATGAGGCCGAAGGTGGCCGTTCTCTTTAAGATGAAGAGCAAGCCCGTTGAGGAGCTCAGGAAATACGCGGACGTCGAGTTCATCCTGTATCCGGACGTAGATGAGCTGAAGGATCGGATTGGGGAGTTTGACGGCGTCATAATCTCCCCGCTGAACAGGTTTCCGCGCGAAGTCATCGAGGGGGCCGAAAGGCTAAAGGTCATCAGCTGCCATTCAGCAGGCTACGATCACGTTGACGTTAAAGCCGCAACGGAGAGGGGGATATACGTTACCAAGGTTGCTGGAGTCCTCAGCGAGGCCGTCGCGGAGTTCGCCGTTGGCCTGACCATAGCCCTCCTCAGGAAGATCGCCTACTCCGACAGGTTCATCCGCGCCGGGAAGTGGGACTCCCACAGAACCGTCTGGAGCGGGTTCAGGGACATAGAAACGGTCTACGGGAAGAAAGTTGGAATCCTCGGCATGGGTGCCATAGGAAAGGCCATAGCGAGAAGAATGAATGCGATGGGCACGGAGATACTCTATTGGTCCCGCTCTCAGAAGCCCGATATTGAAAAGGAAGTCGGGGCGATTTACAAGCCACTCGACGATGTCCTGCGGGAAAGCGATATCGTGATTCTGGCCCTGCCGTCCACACCGGAGACGTATCACGTCATAAACGCGGAGAGGCTGAAGCTTCTCGAAGGCAAATACCTCGTCAATATCGGCCGCGGGACACTGGTGGACGAGAAGGCCCTCGTGAAGGCCATCGAGGAAGGAAAGCTGAAGGGATACGCGAGCGACGTCTTCGAGAATGAGCCGGTTCAGGAGCACGCGCTTTTTGACTACGAATGGGAGACCGTTCTAACGCCCCACTACGCGGGCCTCTCAAGGGAAGCGATGGAGGACATGGGCTTCCAGGCGGTTGGGAATCTCCTCACCGTTCTCCGCGGTGAAGTTCCAGACACTCTGGTGAATCATGAAGTGCTCGGAATCCGTCCGCCGGAGAAGGTAAAGATGCTCTGA
- a CDS encoding M42 family metallopeptidase gives MLVDELREITQIPGISGYEEKVGEKIAEWIEPYADYTVDTIGNLTVELGEGELKGIFMAHMDEIGLLITGIRPDGKLTFRKIGGIDDRLLYGRHLDVITENEKLDGVIGALPVHLNLERKFDTVPWSKLVIDIGAESREEAEALGVKVLDYAVFKKHFAVLNNRYVSTRSLDDRFGVVALVEAIKDLVDHDLDGRWIFAFTVQEEIGLKGAKFLAEHYTPKYAFAIDSFACCGDITGDVRLGGGAVIRAVDNSAIYTRKLARKVAGIASRNEIPLQVGVTGGGTDASVFQGKSEVLALSVPIRYLHSEVETLHLADLEALIKLIEAIAFEL, from the coding sequence ATGCTCGTTGATGAGCTGAGGGAGATAACTCAAATCCCCGGTATTTCAGGCTACGAGGAAAAGGTCGGGGAGAAGATAGCGGAGTGGATTGAGCCCTACGCGGACTACACGGTTGACACCATCGGAAACCTCACCGTCGAGCTCGGTGAGGGCGAACTCAAGGGCATCTTTATGGCCCACATGGACGAGATTGGGCTTCTCATAACGGGCATAAGACCGGACGGAAAGCTCACCTTCAGGAAAATCGGGGGCATTGATGACAGGCTCCTCTACGGAAGGCACCTTGACGTCATCACCGAGAACGAGAAGCTCGACGGCGTTATCGGAGCACTTCCGGTGCACTTAAACCTTGAAAGAAAGTTTGACACGGTTCCCTGGAGCAAACTGGTCATAGACATCGGCGCCGAGAGCAGGGAGGAGGCAGAAGCCCTTGGCGTTAAGGTGTTGGATTATGCGGTCTTCAAGAAGCACTTTGCCGTTCTCAACAACCGCTATGTCTCGACCCGCTCCCTTGACGACCGCTTCGGTGTCGTCGCACTGGTTGAGGCAATAAAGGACCTCGTTGACCACGACCTCGATGGAAGGTGGATCTTCGCCTTCACAGTGCAGGAGGAAATAGGCCTCAAGGGAGCGAAGTTTCTGGCCGAGCATTACACTCCAAAGTACGCCTTTGCCATAGACTCCTTCGCGTGCTGCGGCGATATAACCGGAGACGTAAGGCTCGGAGGAGGTGCCGTGATAAGGGCAGTCGATAACTCCGCGATTTACACTAGGAAGCTCGCCAGAAAGGTTGCCGGGATAGCGTCGAGGAACGAGATTCCCCTTCAGGTGGGCGTCACAGGCGGCGGAACGGATGCGTCTGTGTTCCAGGGCAAGAGCGAGGTTTTAGCTTTGAGCGTTCCGATAAGGTACCTCCACAGCGAGGTCGAGACCCTCCATCTGGCCGACCTCGAGGCGCTGATAAAGCTTATAGAGGCGATAGCGTTTGAACTATAA
- a CDS encoding sulfite exporter TauE/SafE family protein yields MLKYLGYFAVGVFIGILAALFGLGGGFLIVPTLNFLGVEIHHAVGTSSAAVVFTSLSSAIAYSRQKRIHYKVGLLLASTAVIGAYIGAWMTSFISAAQLKVIFGAALVVVAIRIYRKKTAEPSEVKLEEVEVNYKLVPIGGFFAGIASGLLGVGGGIINVPFLTYLGLPIHYAVATSSFAIVFTATAGALKHYAMGNVETQWLVLLVPGLIIGAQLGARIAKRTRASSLKKAFAVVMALLALRMILKGLGLPVP; encoded by the coding sequence TTGCTCAAATACCTCGGTTACTTCGCGGTCGGAGTCTTTATCGGCATCCTCGCGGCCCTCTTTGGCCTTGGAGGAGGGTTCCTGATAGTCCCTACACTCAACTTCCTCGGCGTTGAGATACACCACGCCGTCGGAACTTCCAGTGCGGCCGTCGTCTTTACCTCCCTCAGCTCGGCGATAGCGTACTCAAGGCAGAAGAGAATACACTATAAAGTCGGCCTCCTTTTGGCCTCAACGGCCGTAATAGGAGCATACATCGGCGCGTGGATGACCTCCTTTATAAGCGCCGCCCAGCTAAAGGTCATCTTCGGCGCGGCCCTCGTTGTAGTGGCCATCAGGATATACAGGAAGAAGACGGCCGAACCAAGCGAGGTTAAGCTTGAGGAAGTTGAGGTCAACTACAAGCTCGTCCCCATAGGTGGGTTCTTTGCCGGAATTGCCAGCGGCCTCCTTGGCGTTGGCGGGGGAATAATCAACGTGCCGTTTTTAACGTACCTTGGCCTACCGATACACTACGCGGTCGCTACCTCAAGCTTTGCGATAGTCTTCACAGCAACCGCTGGAGCGCTCAAGCACTACGCCATGGGCAACGTGGAGACACAATGGCTGGTCCTCCTCGTTCCGGGCCTCATCATAGGCGCCCAGCTCGGTGCGAGGATAGCGAAGCGGACGAGGGCATCTTCCCTAAAAAAGGCCTTCGCCGTTGTCATGGCCCTCCTTGCCCTGAGGATGATACTGAAGGGCCTTGGACTTCCTGTCCCGTGA
- a CDS encoding sulfite exporter TauE/SafE family protein: MLNPIIAVLMGVLIGAIAGLFGVGGGFLIVPSLVFLGLPIHVAIGTSLACITISSLSSAYAHIRAGRVLYRVAFLKEVFSIPAAVIGAYLSGMLNSNVLEAVFGLLLIYVAYVFVKRNDLRNRGEALRINYRKVPLIGALSGLTSGLLGVSGGVLNVPLFHTLAGLPVNYAVGTSSLALFFTALVGTVTHIGLGQVNLQTALLLSPGLIIGASIGARLVPKLHPRRFKILFSALLILVAVRLLIRALKGF; the protein is encoded by the coding sequence ATGCTTAACCCCATAATAGCCGTTTTGATGGGTGTTCTCATAGGTGCAATAGCCGGTCTGTTCGGGGTCGGAGGCGGGTTCCTCATAGTCCCCTCGCTGGTGTTCCTAGGACTGCCCATCCACGTGGCCATCGGAACCAGCCTCGCGTGCATAACGATAAGCTCCCTGTCATCGGCCTACGCCCACATCCGGGCAGGCAGGGTTCTCTACCGCGTGGCTTTCCTGAAGGAGGTCTTCTCAATTCCGGCCGCGGTGATAGGCGCGTATCTCTCGGGAATGCTGAACTCAAACGTCCTGGAGGCTGTATTTGGGCTTCTCCTAATCTACGTTGCCTACGTCTTCGTCAAAAGGAACGACTTAAGAAACCGCGGGGAGGCTCTGAGGATAAACTACCGGAAGGTCCCACTGATAGGTGCCCTCTCCGGCCTGACTTCAGGACTCCTTGGGGTCAGCGGGGGCGTACTGAACGTTCCCCTCTTTCACACCCTCGCGGGCCTCCCCGTGAACTACGCCGTCGGAACGTCCAGCCTCGCCCTGTTCTTCACTGCCCTAGTAGGAACGGTTACTCACATAGGACTCGGACAGGTGAACCTCCAGACGGCTCTCCTGCTCTCCCCGGGTCTCATAATAGGAGCCTCCATAGGAGCCAGACTGGTTCCAAAGCTTCATCCAAGGCGGTTTAAGATACTGTTCTCGGCACTTCTGATACTTGTCGCGGTGAGGCTCCTCATCAGGGCACTCAAAGGTTTTTAA